From Effusibacillus lacus, a single genomic window includes:
- a CDS encoding DUF4129 domain-containing transglutaminase family protein has protein sequence MQRTSNWITGTFSRDFLLTAILFVWLYQLLAPLGQAGGIPDMDGFYLFVALLLGIELLVPARIVQIGLKLALMFSFMHYFYFFGEKIWEFKWILDLGRELSVGFNLLVERNFTDVPEITRTFLFLLFLWLTASVYRNAMISRVWLFVLLFIGELVIGVIDTFFPPDASGYVVRYFLLGVIMLSLSQLPELEKWARIPKRMRGWPAKWVVWTLVVTASAVGTGMAAPKLPPSWPDPVSFLQGKAVNEGLNGPKKIGYGNDDSNLGGPYEMDETIAFTVLTNQEGYYRGESKAVYTGKGWADNGFTVAPRFPLQETTQQFRDDYAIQADVRTKYVRQQIQMENGQFDVLLGQYQIENVQPNPSGGSRFSIKYFTPTAWRMASDLRKGTIYDVVSHVPFYDPEGIQTREEKFWQETNKQAFMDLIRQKRYEAYMNLPGTLPQRVRDLAVTIAGNKENFYEKAKAIEEYLRTNYTYETKDVPFPAADQDFVDQFLFDSQRGYCDHFSSSMVVLARSVGMPARWVKGFTAGEQDTTPVPGSDMKKYLVRNKNAHSWVEVWIPGTGWVPFEPTATFAQPVVQEVTPVAAPEQPAEQTERKEPDNPQQTDDSVKVTYEINWRLIGSVTLALCILLLAAGFLFRRRLLIAFYLKRSAGKGDDGKLQIVHAIDRLLTIIQRFGLRRDPNVTVREFGAEMTAKGFRGNEWIQLVRIFERVRYGNKPVEKKEVMESQELWERIVRKIGRTNKR, from the coding sequence ATGCAGCGTACATCTAATTGGATTACCGGCACTTTTTCAAGGGATTTTCTGTTGACCGCCATCTTGTTCGTCTGGCTGTACCAGTTGTTGGCTCCGCTGGGGCAGGCGGGCGGCATCCCCGACATGGACGGGTTCTACCTGTTTGTGGCTCTGTTGTTGGGAATTGAGTTGTTGGTTCCCGCTCGGATTGTCCAGATTGGCTTGAAACTGGCACTTATGTTCTCGTTTATGCATTATTTTTATTTCTTTGGCGAGAAGATCTGGGAGTTCAAATGGATTCTGGATCTGGGGAGGGAACTGTCGGTCGGATTCAATCTGCTGGTGGAGCGGAACTTTACGGATGTGCCCGAGATTACCCGGACGTTTCTGTTTCTTCTGTTCCTCTGGTTAACCGCTTCTGTCTATCGAAATGCAATGATCAGCCGGGTATGGTTGTTTGTGCTGCTGTTCATCGGGGAGCTTGTGATTGGCGTGATTGATACGTTCTTCCCGCCGGATGCTTCCGGATATGTGGTTCGCTACTTTCTGCTTGGGGTTATCATGTTGTCGCTTTCCCAACTGCCGGAACTGGAAAAATGGGCCCGCATTCCGAAAAGAATGCGAGGTTGGCCAGCCAAATGGGTGGTGTGGACGTTGGTTGTGACTGCATCAGCTGTCGGAACCGGCATGGCTGCCCCCAAACTCCCTCCTTCCTGGCCGGATCCCGTTTCCTTTCTGCAGGGGAAAGCGGTCAATGAGGGGCTGAACGGTCCGAAAAAAATCGGGTACGGGAACGACGACAGCAATCTGGGCGGTCCGTACGAGATGGACGAGACGATTGCCTTCACGGTACTTACCAATCAGGAAGGGTACTATCGCGGAGAGTCGAAAGCGGTATACACAGGGAAGGGTTGGGCTGATAACGGTTTTACGGTGGCTCCCCGTTTCCCGCTTCAGGAAACAACCCAACAGTTCCGAGACGACTATGCGATTCAGGCGGATGTCCGGACCAAGTACGTTCGTCAGCAAATCCAGATGGAAAACGGCCAGTTTGACGTGTTGTTGGGACAATACCAAATTGAAAACGTCCAGCCAAATCCGTCTGGCGGAAGCCGGTTTTCCATCAAATACTTTACCCCGACAGCTTGGCGTATGGCGTCCGATCTTCGGAAGGGGACCATTTATGATGTGGTGTCCCATGTGCCTTTCTATGACCCGGAGGGGATTCAAACACGGGAGGAGAAGTTCTGGCAGGAGACAAACAAGCAGGCATTTATGGATTTGATACGACAGAAGCGGTATGAAGCATACATGAACCTGCCTGGCACGCTGCCCCAGAGGGTGCGGGACCTTGCTGTTACGATTGCGGGCAATAAGGAGAATTTCTACGAAAAAGCAAAAGCGATCGAAGAATACCTGCGAACCAACTACACCTATGAAACGAAAGACGTTCCCTTCCCGGCCGCCGATCAGGATTTTGTCGACCAGTTCCTGTTTGACAGCCAAAGAGGGTATTGTGACCACTTCTCTTCTTCCATGGTGGTGTTGGCCAGATCTGTCGGGATGCCGGCAAGATGGGTGAAAGGCTTCACCGCCGGGGAGCAGGACACAACCCCCGTCCCGGGCAGTGACATGAAGAAATATCTGGTTCGCAACAAGAATGCCCACTCCTGGGTGGAGGTCTGGATTCCGGGAACCGGATGGGTTCCGTTTGAGCCGACTGCCACTTTCGCCCAACCTGTGGTGCAGGAAGTGACTCCGGTGGCTGCCCCGGAGCAGCCCGCCGAACAAACGGAAAGAAAAGAACCTGACAATCCGCAGCAAACGGATGACAGCGTCAAAGTGACATATGAGATTAACTGGAGACTGATTGGGTCCGTCACTTTGGCACTGTGCATACTGCTGCTTGCTGCGGGATTCCTGTTCCGCCGCCGCCTGCTGATCGCCTTCTATCTGAAGCGGTCTGCCGGGAAAGGTGATGACGGGAAGTTACAGATTGTTCATGCCATAGACCGTTTGTTGACGATTATCCAAAGATTCGGTTTGCGTCGGGATCCGAATGTGACAGTCAGGGAGTTTGGGGCGGAAATGACAGCCAAAGGCTTTCGTGGGAATGAGTGGATTCAGTTGGTCCGAATTTTTGAGCGGGTTCGTTATGGCAACAAACCGGTTGAAAAGAAGGAAGTAATGGAATCACAAGAGCTTTGGGAACGCATCGTTCGAAAAATAGGACGAACAAACAAGCGTTGA
- a CDS encoding NCS2 family permease, with the protein MEKFFRLQENNTNVRTEIIAGITTFITMAYILIVNPLTLTAGGATGMEFNAVFVATALGAGLVTILMGLLVNFPIALAPGMGLNAYFAAVVLSSNGQITWQMALGAVFISGLIFILLTLTKIRQMMLEAVPKSLRAAVTVGIGLFITIIGFKNSGLLTAFYIGKDPAQPLKNIGGFDWLMQLGNFIHDKGIMLAAIGLLVTSILMAMRVPAAILLGIIITTIIGIPMGITNLGSLANANWIPDFSNLAIGSLDIAGAINAGLLTIIFTFTFVELFDTFGTLTGTAAKAGLLDKPDGKEKIGRAMLVDAGGVSLGALLGTSTITAYIESAAGVSQGGRTGLTAVTTGVLFLLALFLAPLALLVPGQATAAALIIVGVLMMGAVKDIEWNDFVYSIPAFLTIVIMPFTYSIANGISFGILFFVILALANNLVGGKHKIHWLMWVLSALILVRFFFTELNV; encoded by the coding sequence ATGGAAAAATTCTTCCGATTGCAGGAAAACAACACGAATGTTCGCACTGAGATCATTGCAGGGATCACCACGTTTATCACGATGGCTTACATTCTGATCGTGAACCCGCTGACCCTGACGGCTGGCGGGGCTACCGGAATGGAATTTAACGCCGTATTCGTGGCGACCGCTCTGGGGGCAGGTCTGGTCACGATCCTGATGGGATTGCTTGTGAATTTCCCGATCGCTCTGGCACCGGGCATGGGGCTGAATGCCTACTTTGCAGCCGTCGTCCTCAGTTCCAACGGGCAGATTACCTGGCAAATGGCACTGGGTGCCGTCTTTATCTCCGGTCTTATTTTTATCCTGTTAACCTTGACCAAGATTCGGCAGATGATGCTGGAGGCGGTGCCTAAATCCCTCCGTGCGGCAGTGACAGTGGGGATCGGGTTGTTTATTACCATCATCGGATTCAAGAACAGTGGCTTGCTGACTGCGTTTTACATCGGGAAAGATCCGGCGCAGCCGCTCAAGAACATTGGCGGTTTTGACTGGCTGATGCAATTGGGGAACTTTATCCATGACAAAGGGATTATGCTTGCGGCTATCGGCTTGCTCGTGACCAGCATCTTGATGGCGATGCGGGTTCCTGCCGCGATTTTGCTTGGAATCATTATCACAACGATTATCGGCATCCCGATGGGAATTACCAATCTTGGCTCCTTGGCCAACGCGAATTGGATCCCCGATTTTTCCAATCTGGCGATTGGCAGCCTGGATATTGCGGGTGCCATTAACGCGGGTCTGTTGACCATTATCTTTACCTTTACCTTTGTGGAATTGTTTGATACATTCGGAACCTTGACGGGTACTGCCGCGAAAGCAGGGCTTCTGGACAAGCCGGACGGCAAAGAAAAAATCGGCCGCGCAATGCTGGTGGATGCAGGTGGCGTAAGCTTGGGTGCACTGCTTGGAACCAGTACCATAACTGCATACATTGAAAGTGCTGCAGGTGTTTCCCAAGGCGGACGTACAGGCCTTACCGCTGTCACAACTGGCGTGCTGTTCCTGCTCGCCCTGTTTCTTGCTCCGTTGGCGCTGCTTGTACCGGGGCAGGCAACTGCTGCTGCGCTGATCATCGTGGGTGTATTGATGATGGGAGCGGTAAAAGATATCGAGTGGAATGATTTCGTGTATTCGATCCCTGCGTTCCTGACAATCGTGATCATGCCTTTCACCTATTCGATCGCAAACGGAATTTCCTTCGGGATCCTGTTCTTTGTAATCCTGGCTTTGGCCAACAACCTGGTGGGCGGAAAGCACAAGATCCACTGGCTGATGTGGGTGCTCAGCGCACTGATTCTGGTCAGATTCTTCTTTACGGAATTGAATGTGTAA
- the guaA gene encoding glutamine-hydrolyzing GMP synthase, translated as MKHESVVVLDFGGQYNQLITRRIRELNVYSELLPPTVTADRLKEMGVKGVVFSGGPNSVYAEGSPKVDPAIFELGVPILGICYGMQLIAHHFEAKVERAAVREYGKAMIEVRSDSILYKNQPGEQQVWMSHSDLVLAPPAGFQVDASTEHAPVAAMSSPDRKIYAVQFHPEVNHSIHGQEMLRNFLYEVCGCRGEWTMGSYVDEAIADIRSVVGGKKVLCALSGGVDSSVAAVLVHRAIGDNLTCMFVDHGLLRKNEADLVMQTFAQEFHMNVVKIDAKERFLARLAGVTDPEQKRKIIGEEFIRVFEEESKKLGHFDYLAQGTLYTDIIESGTATAATIKSHHNVGGLPEDMQFELVEPLKTLFKDEVRALGTELGIADEIVWRQPFPGPGLAIRIIGEVTEDKLDLLQEADWVVRDEIKRSGLDREIWQYFAVLPNIRSVGVMGDERTYAYTIGIRAVTSKDGMTADWARIPFDVLERLSTRLVNEVPHVNRVVYDITSKPPATIEWE; from the coding sequence GTGAAACATGAATCTGTTGTGGTACTCGATTTTGGCGGACAGTACAACCAGCTGATCACCCGGCGCATTCGGGAACTGAACGTTTACTCAGAGTTGCTTCCGCCAACCGTTACGGCTGACAGGCTGAAAGAGATGGGAGTAAAAGGGGTTGTCTTCTCGGGCGGTCCCAATTCTGTGTATGCGGAGGGCTCACCGAAAGTTGACCCTGCCATTTTTGAACTGGGCGTTCCGATTCTGGGAATTTGTTATGGAATGCAGCTGATTGCCCACCACTTTGAGGCGAAAGTGGAGCGGGCGGCTGTGCGGGAATACGGAAAAGCGATGATCGAAGTTCGTTCCGATTCGATTCTTTACAAGAACCAACCTGGAGAACAGCAGGTATGGATGAGCCACAGCGACCTGGTGCTGGCACCTCCGGCCGGTTTTCAGGTGGACGCTTCCACGGAGCATGCTCCCGTTGCGGCCATGAGTTCCCCGGATCGCAAAATCTACGCCGTTCAGTTCCATCCGGAAGTGAACCATTCCATCCATGGCCAAGAGATGCTCAGGAACTTCCTTTACGAAGTTTGCGGTTGCCGCGGAGAGTGGACGATGGGATCTTATGTGGACGAAGCAATTGCCGATATCCGGTCTGTTGTCGGGGGCAAAAAAGTGCTCTGTGCGTTGTCCGGCGGTGTGGATTCTTCGGTGGCGGCCGTCTTGGTACACCGGGCTATCGGTGACAATCTGACCTGCATGTTTGTGGATCACGGCTTGCTCCGCAAGAACGAGGCGGATCTGGTCATGCAGACATTCGCCCAGGAATTTCACATGAACGTGGTCAAAATTGACGCAAAAGAACGGTTCCTGGCCCGTTTGGCGGGAGTCACCGACCCCGAACAGAAGCGCAAGATTATTGGTGAAGAATTTATCCGGGTGTTTGAGGAGGAATCGAAGAAACTCGGTCATTTCGATTATCTGGCGCAGGGCACACTTTATACAGACATTATCGAAAGCGGAACCGCCACGGCAGCCACCATCAAGTCCCACCATAATGTGGGCGGACTGCCGGAAGACATGCAGTTTGAACTGGTGGAACCGCTGAAGACGCTGTTCAAGGATGAAGTGAGGGCCCTTGGCACCGAGTTGGGAATTGCCGATGAAATTGTCTGGCGGCAGCCGTTCCCGGGGCCGGGTCTGGCAATTCGCATTATCGGCGAGGTAACGGAGGACAAGCTGGATCTGCTGCAAGAGGCAGACTGGGTGGTCCGGGACGAGATCAAAAGATCCGGATTGGACCGGGAGATTTGGCAGTACTTCGCGGTCTTGCCCAATATCAGGAGCGTCGGGGTCATGGGAGATGAACGGACCTATGCCTATACCATCGGCATCCGGGCTGTCACTTCCAAAGACGGGATGACAGCCGACTGGGCGAGAATTCCCTTTGACGTGCTTGAGCGGCTTTCGACCCGTCTTGTCAATGAAGTGCCTCATGTAAACAGGGTGGTTTATGATATAACTTCCAAACCGCCTGCCACGATTGAGTGGGAATAA